In a genomic window of Paramicrobacterium chengjingii:
- a CDS encoding CDP-glycerol glycerophosphotransferase family protein, whose translation MNVIGDAQKAMQLGKKLVDNRRAHMVLRQKVRSQPPLEPERFKIAVYFADEAVNMYQIRQWYKPLLELAKTWPVLILSRGSTAALQLFDESPLPVTYVRTVADLEKTVARQDIRIVFYVNQNAKNFQMFRYGQRWHVFINHGESDKMYMTTNQFKAYDYSLIAGEAARARLERVLWDYDFDKRALPIGRPQADHFSGALPYTPDERIVVLYAPTWEGDRAAAAYGSIASHGVGLVRALLATGRHRVIYRPHPRSGIVNNLYGQANREIIGMLAAANKADPTAQHVFDNGSEIGWQIAAADVAISDISAMIYDRLATGKPLMVTRPVSERAKIDAGGYLSACEWLEVDDVAEITEQIDRLLHDPETVERIATWSQYYFGDTTPGTATKRFHDTVQHLMDQWAEHARIHEIDLAERTVDSPH comes from the coding sequence ATGAATGTGATCGGAGACGCCCAAAAAGCCATGCAACTGGGCAAGAAGCTCGTCGACAACCGTCGAGCGCACATGGTGCTGCGTCAGAAAGTACGGTCGCAGCCGCCGCTGGAGCCTGAGCGTTTCAAGATTGCCGTCTACTTCGCCGACGAAGCTGTGAACATGTACCAGATTCGTCAGTGGTACAAGCCTCTCCTTGAGCTTGCGAAGACCTGGCCTGTTCTCATTCTGAGCCGCGGGTCGACAGCGGCGCTTCAACTATTCGACGAGTCGCCACTCCCCGTGACATACGTGCGCACTGTCGCCGACCTCGAGAAGACTGTGGCCAGGCAAGACATCCGCATTGTCTTCTACGTGAACCAGAACGCTAAGAATTTCCAGATGTTCCGCTACGGTCAGCGCTGGCATGTGTTCATCAATCACGGTGAGAGCGACAAGATGTACATGACCACCAACCAGTTCAAGGCGTACGACTACAGCCTGATCGCTGGTGAGGCAGCACGTGCTCGACTTGAACGTGTGCTGTGGGACTATGACTTTGACAAACGCGCGCTGCCGATCGGCAGACCGCAGGCCGATCACTTCTCTGGCGCTCTTCCCTACACACCTGATGAGCGAATTGTCGTTCTTTATGCGCCAACGTGGGAAGGCGATCGAGCCGCCGCGGCATATGGTTCCATCGCGAGCCACGGAGTCGGGTTGGTCCGTGCGCTCCTTGCCACGGGTCGGCATCGTGTCATCTACCGCCCGCACCCTCGGTCCGGCATTGTAAACAATCTCTATGGACAAGCGAATCGCGAGATCATTGGCATGCTCGCCGCGGCGAATAAAGCGGATCCAACCGCGCAGCACGTCTTCGATAACGGCTCTGAGATCGGCTGGCAGATCGCCGCAGCAGACGTTGCCATCAGCGATATCTCCGCCATGATCTACGATCGCCTCGCCACAGGCAAGCCGCTCATGGTGACGCGGCCGGTGAGTGAACGCGCCAAAATCGATGCGGGAGGCTATTTGTCTGCGTGTGAGTGGCTCGAGGTCGACGATGTCGCGGAGATCACCGAGCAGATCGATCGTCTGCTGCACGACCCTGAGACTGTGGAGCGCATTGCCACGTGGTCACAGTACTACTTTGGCGACACGACACCGGGCACGGCGACGAAGCGGTTTCACGATACCGTTCAGCACCTCATGGACCAATGGGCAGAGCACGCGCGCATCCACGAGATAGATTTGGCTGAACGCACCGTCGACTCCCCACACTGA
- a CDS encoding ABC transporter ATP-binding protein: protein MTASVISVVDLGVRFRRNRRGRRNFKDLFAGKNRRSRPGEFWALRNVSFDVQRGEAIGVVGRNGQGKSTLLKLVTGVLLPDEGTVTVSEGVAPLIEITGGFVNDLTVRDNVYLTAGLHGMSRHDIEARFDEIIDFAEISDFVDTPYKHLSSGMKVRVAFAVIAQLDEPIMLVDEVLAVGDKAFREKCYRRIDEMLAGGRTLFFVSHNEKDLRRFCTRGLYLDKGALVLDAAIDDVLDRYNEDHNS from the coding sequence ATGACAGCATCCGTTATCTCCGTCGTTGACCTCGGTGTGCGCTTTCGCCGCAATCGACGCGGGCGCCGCAACTTCAAGGACCTCTTCGCTGGCAAGAATCGTCGATCTCGTCCAGGCGAGTTCTGGGCACTACGCAACGTGTCTTTCGACGTTCAGCGCGGCGAGGCGATCGGGGTAGTGGGCCGCAATGGTCAGGGAAAATCAACGCTTCTCAAACTGGTAACGGGCGTACTTCTCCCCGACGAGGGAACGGTGACGGTCTCGGAGGGAGTAGCGCCGCTGATCGAGATCACCGGCGGGTTCGTGAATGACCTCACCGTCAGAGACAACGTCTACCTCACGGCGGGGCTGCACGGCATGAGTCGTCACGATATCGAAGCGCGCTTCGATGAGATTATCGATTTCGCTGAAATCAGTGACTTTGTCGATACGCCGTACAAGCATCTGTCGAGCGGTATGAAGGTGCGCGTTGCCTTTGCTGTCATTGCTCAACTCGATGAACCGATCATGCTGGTTGACGAAGTTCTGGCCGTCGGTGACAAGGCGTTCCGTGAGAAGTGCTACCGCCGTATCGATGAGATGCTCGCTGGCGGGCGAACGCTCTTCTTCGTTTCGCACAATGAGAAGGATCTGCGACGCTTCTGCACGCGCGGGCTGTATCTGGACAAGGGCGCGCTCGTTCTCGACGCGGCAATCGACGATGTGCTCGACCGCTATAACGAGGACCACAACAGTTAA
- a CDS encoding ABC transporter permease, producing MTSAVNPRAPRTKASRYRSALWLLTKRDLRVRYSTSALGYVWSILDPLVMAGIYWFVFTVVFDRGDRIGEQPYIVFLLAGLLPWMWFTGTISDCTRAFLKDAKLVRSTSIPRSIWVNRLVLSKGIEFVASLPVLAAFALVYNAPITWFALLFPLGILLQAVLIMGIGLIIAPAVVFFRDLERATKLILRFLFYASPIVYGFSDLPESIQPFAAFNPLAGIMSIYRSAFFADQLNVFAVAMSVLVSVVLLAIGVLVFSRSERSVLKEL from the coding sequence GTGACATCAGCAGTAAACCCGAGGGCTCCACGCACGAAAGCGAGCCGTTACCGTAGCGCATTATGGCTGCTGACGAAACGGGATCTGCGCGTGCGCTATTCGACGAGCGCCCTCGGATACGTGTGGTCCATCCTCGATCCCCTGGTCATGGCCGGTATCTATTGGTTTGTCTTCACCGTCGTCTTCGACCGCGGCGACCGTATCGGCGAACAGCCGTATATCGTCTTCTTGCTTGCAGGGCTTTTGCCCTGGATGTGGTTCACCGGAACGATCTCGGATTGCACACGGGCGTTCCTCAAGGACGCAAAGCTCGTGCGCTCAACATCGATTCCCCGCAGCATCTGGGTGAATCGCCTCGTGCTCTCAAAGGGAATCGAGTTCGTGGCGTCCCTCCCCGTTCTCGCGGCATTCGCTCTCGTGTACAACGCCCCCATCACCTGGTTTGCCCTCTTGTTTCCCCTCGGAATTCTGCTTCAGGCCGTTCTCATCATGGGAATCGGGCTGATCATTGCGCCCGCCGTTGTGTTCTTTCGTGATCTCGAAAGAGCGACGAAGCTCATTCTCCGCTTCTTGTTCTATGCGTCGCCCATCGTGTACGGATTCTCCGACCTTCCAGAGAGCATTCAGCCATTCGCGGCTTTCAACCCGCTCGCGGGAATCATGTCGATCTATCGTTCAGCATTTTTCGCTGACCAGCTCAATGTGTTCGCCGTGGCTATGTCGGTTCTCGTTTCGGTCGTGCTCCTCGCGATTGGAGTGCTCGTGTTCAGCCGCTCCGAACGCAGCGTTCTGAAGGAGCTGTGA
- a CDS encoding NTP transferase domain-containing protein produces the protein MTTQVVILAAGMGSRLGRSLPKPLTELNDGRTIMQQQFDNIHQAFGKNVKVSIVVGYKLEHIIEAFPDANFVYNEQYDQTNTSKSLLRALKASSAGGVLWMNGDVVFDPSVLERAAALVARDQSFVTVNTSRVSDEEVKYTTSAEGYIKELSKTIKSGALGEAVGINYISRADKVKFIRHLQRVDDQDYFERGLELSISHDNVLVEPMDISDLYAVEVDFAEDLEQANLYV, from the coding sequence ATGACCACACAGGTCGTAATTTTAGCTGCGGGGATGGGCAGCCGTCTCGGGCGCTCTCTCCCCAAGCCGCTGACCGAACTCAACGATGGTCGCACGATCATGCAGCAACAGTTCGACAACATCCACCAGGCGTTCGGAAAGAACGTGAAGGTGTCGATCGTCGTTGGGTACAAGCTTGAGCACATCATCGAGGCCTTCCCCGACGCAAACTTCGTCTACAACGAGCAGTATGACCAGACGAACACGTCGAAGAGCCTGCTGCGCGCGCTCAAGGCATCGTCTGCAGGCGGTGTTCTCTGGATGAACGGAGACGTCGTCTTCGACCCGTCCGTGCTTGAGCGCGCGGCCGCGCTCGTCGCCCGCGACCAGTCGTTCGTGACCGTCAACACGTCACGGGTCTCTGACGAAGAGGTCAAGTACACGACGAGTGCCGAGGGTTACATCAAGGAGCTCTCGAAGACCATCAAGTCCGGTGCGCTCGGCGAAGCCGTTGGCATCAACTACATCTCGCGCGCCGACAAGGTGAAGTTCATTCGTCATCTGCAGCGAGTCGATGATCAGGATTACTTCGAGCGTGGACTCGAGCTCTCCATTTCGCATGACAATGTTCTTGTCGAGCCGATGGACATCTCAGATCTCTACGCCGTTGAGGTCGACTTTGCAGAAGATCTGGAGCAGGCAAACCTCTACGTTTGA